In Triticum urartu cultivar G1812 chromosome 6, Tu2.1, whole genome shotgun sequence, the following proteins share a genomic window:
- the LOC125512858 gene encoding uncharacterized protein LOC125512858 → MSMVVASRPSGPVLLSPFPNYQPASLSRVKLSDAGSPVKSVSVSSPPSSPTAKVRRSCMCSPTNHPGSFRCSLHKERKQAAHAGSSTKPASPPSPPSKRTASPFTQLAPSGSGCSRRSYSGLAQRVPMGSGHWARKALVSSHAVQQLQYWKRAVEQFHAGPTGSPPPPWPAAATSKNNNIIDIP, encoded by the coding sequence ATGtcaatggtggttgcatctcggCCCAGCGGCCCTGTCCTTTTGAGCCCCTTTCCCAACTACCAACCCGCCTCGCTCTCCCGTGTCAAGCTCTCCGACGCCGGCTCGCCGGTCAAGTCCGTCAGCGTCTCATCTCCCCCCTCCTCCCCCACTGCCAAGGTCCGTCGGTCCTGCATGTGCTCCCCGACGAACCACCCCGGCTCGTTCCGCTGCAGCCTCCACAAGGAACGCAAGCAGGCGGCCCACGCTGGCAGCAGCACCAAGCCCGCCTCACCGCCTTCGCCGCCATCGAAGCGCACGGCGAGCCCGTTCACGCAGCTCGCCCCCAGCGGCAGCGGCTGCTCTAGACGCTCATACAGCGGGCTGGCGCAGCGCGTTCCCATGGGGAGCGGGCACTGGGCGCGCAAGGCGCTCGTGTCGTCCCACGCGGTGCAGCAGCTGCAGTACTGGAAGCGAGCGGTGGAGCAGTTCCACGCTGGGCCTACCGGTTCTCCGCCGCCTCCATGGCCGGCCGCAGCAACCAGTAAAAACAACAACATCATCGACATACCATAG